One part of the Microvirga sp. TS319 genome encodes these proteins:
- the fdhF gene encoding formate dehydrogenase subunit alpha, whose protein sequence is MPLIQDVDYGTPVPVAGETVSLTIDGMPVAVPAGTSVMAAAMTLGTAIPKLCATDALEAFGSCRLCLVEIEGRRGTPASCTTPVEEGMVVHTQTPRLADLRRGVMELYISDHPLDCLTCSANGDCELQDMAGAVGLREVRYGYAGENHLDAPTDTSNPYFTFEDSKCIVCSRCVRACEEVQGTFALTIQGRGFESRVSPGGLDFFGSECVSCGACVQACPTATLNENSIIALGQPEHSVVTTCAYCGVGCSFKAEMQGSTVVRMVPYKHGQANEGHSCVKGRFAWGYATHKDRITKPMIRQAITDPWREVSWNEALDYAASEFKRIQAQYGRGSVGGITSSRCTNEETFLVQKLVRAGFGNNNVDTCARVCHSPTGYGLKTTLGTSAGTQDFASVAAADVIVVIGANPTDGHPVFASRMKKRLRAGARLIVIDPRRIDLVRTPHVEADYFLPLQPGTNVAMINAIAHVIVTEGLVDEAYVRERCDLDDFESWARFIAEERHSPEAVEPLTGVPAADVRAAARLYATGGRAAIYYGLGVTEHSQGSTMVMGMANLAMATGNIGKPGTGVNPLRGQNNVQGSCDMGSFPHEFSGYRHVSDDATRQMFEAFWGVELDGDPGLRIPNMLDEAVAGSFKGLYIQGEDIAQSDPDTQHVTAGLQAMDCIVIQDIFLNETAKYAHVFLPGSSFLEKDGTFTNAERRINRVRKVMPPLSGLADWEVTIALSNALGFPMRYTHPGEVMDEIACLTPSFAGVSYDKLERLGSIQWPCNEAAPLGTPMMHVDRFVRGKGKFMITEFVATEERTGPRFPLILTTGRILSQYNVGAQTRRTENSRWHEEDVLEIHPFDAESRGILDGDLVSVESRSGDIALRARISERMQPGVVYTTFHHAKTGANVITTDYSDWATNCPEYKVTAVQVRRTNRPSDWQARFFEEDEALKRIEAHVSAAE, encoded by the coding sequence ATGCCCCTGATCCAGGACGTCGATTACGGCACGCCGGTTCCCGTCGCCGGCGAGACGGTGTCGCTGACCATCGACGGCATGCCTGTTGCCGTGCCGGCCGGAACCTCCGTCATGGCCGCCGCCATGACGCTGGGGACCGCGATCCCGAAGCTCTGCGCCACCGATGCCCTTGAAGCCTTCGGCTCCTGCCGCCTCTGCCTCGTCGAGATCGAAGGACGGCGTGGAACGCCCGCCTCCTGCACGACGCCGGTCGAGGAGGGCATGGTGGTGCACACGCAGACGCCGCGCCTCGCCGATCTGCGGCGCGGCGTGATGGAGCTCTACATCTCCGATCATCCGCTCGATTGCCTGACCTGTTCCGCCAACGGCGACTGCGAGTTGCAGGACATGGCGGGCGCCGTGGGCTTGCGCGAGGTGCGTTATGGCTATGCCGGCGAGAACCATCTCGACGCGCCGACGGACACCTCGAACCCGTATTTTACTTTCGAGGATTCCAAGTGCATCGTGTGCTCGCGCTGCGTGCGGGCCTGCGAAGAGGTGCAGGGCACCTTCGCCCTGACCATCCAGGGCCGCGGTTTCGAATCCCGGGTCTCGCCCGGCGGCCTGGACTTCTTCGGATCCGAATGTGTCTCCTGCGGCGCCTGCGTGCAGGCCTGCCCGACCGCGACGCTGAACGAGAACAGCATCATCGCCCTGGGCCAGCCGGAGCATTCGGTGGTGACGACCTGCGCCTATTGCGGCGTCGGCTGTTCCTTCAAGGCTGAGATGCAGGGCAGCACCGTCGTGCGCATGGTGCCCTACAAGCACGGCCAGGCCAACGAGGGCCACTCCTGCGTCAAGGGCCGGTTTGCCTGGGGTTATGCCACGCACAAGGACCGCATCACCAAGCCGATGATCCGACAGGCGATCACGGATCCGTGGCGCGAGGTGTCGTGGAACGAGGCGCTGGACTACGCCGCAAGCGAGTTCAAGCGCATCCAGGCGCAATATGGCCGCGGATCCGTCGGCGGCATCACGTCCTCGCGCTGCACCAACGAGGAGACCTTCCTGGTTCAGAAGCTCGTCCGCGCGGGCTTCGGCAACAATAACGTCGATACCTGCGCCCGGGTCTGCCATTCGCCGACCGGCTACGGCCTCAAGACCACGCTCGGTACGTCCGCGGGCACCCAGGACTTTGCCTCCGTGGCGGCGGCGGATGTCATCGTCGTCATCGGCGCGAACCCCACGGACGGCCATCCGGTCTTCGCATCGCGCATGAAGAAGCGGCTGCGCGCGGGAGCCCGCCTCATCGTGATCGACCCGCGCCGGATCGATCTTGTGCGAACCCCGCATGTCGAAGCGGATTATTTCCTGCCCCTGCAGCCCGGCACCAACGTCGCCATGATCAACGCCATCGCGCATGTGATCGTGACGGAGGGATTGGTCGACGAGGCTTACGTGCGCGAGCGCTGCGATCTCGACGACTTCGAGAGCTGGGCGCGCTTCATCGCCGAGGAGCGCCATTCGCCCGAGGCCGTGGAGCCCCTGACCGGGGTTCCGGCCGCCGACGTGCGGGCGGCCGCGCGCCTCTACGCGACGGGTGGCCGTGCCGCCATCTATTACGGGCTCGGCGTCACCGAGCACAGCCAGGGCTCGACCATGGTGATGGGCATGGCCAATCTCGCCATGGCGACCGGCAACATCGGCAAGCCGGGCACCGGCGTCAATCCGTTGCGCGGCCAGAACAACGTCCAGGGCTCCTGCGACATGGGCTCGTTCCCGCATGAATTCTCCGGCTACCGGCACGTCTCCGACGACGCCACGCGGCAGATGTTCGAAGCCTTCTGGGGCGTGGAACTCGACGGCGATCCCGGTCTTCGCATTCCCAACATGCTCGACGAGGCCGTGGCCGGCTCCTTCAAGGGGCTCTACATCCAGGGTGAGGACATCGCCCAGTCCGATCCGGACACGCAGCATGTCACCGCGGGCCTGCAGGCGATGGACTGCATCGTCATTCAGGACATCTTCCTGAACGAAACCGCCAAATACGCCCATGTCTTCCTGCCGGGCTCCTCGTTCCTGGAAAAGGACGGCACGTTCACCAATGCCGAGCGGCGCATCAACCGGGTGCGCAAGGTCATGCCGCCCCTGAGCGGCCTGGCCGATTGGGAAGTCACCATCGCGCTTTCGAACGCTCTCGGCTTTCCGATGCGCTACACGCATCCCGGCGAGGTCATGGATGAGATTGCTTGCCTCACGCCGAGCTTCGCGGGCGTTTCCTATGACAAGCTGGAACGGCTGGGGTCGATCCAGTGGCCATGCAACGAGGCCGCTCCCCTCGGCACGCCGATGATGCATGTGGACCGGTTCGTGCGCGGCAAAGGCAAGTTCATGATCACCGAGTTCGTGGCCACCGAGGAGCGGACCGGGCCGCGCTTCCCGCTGATTCTCACGACAGGGCGCATCCTGTCGCAGTACAATGTTGGCGCGCAGACGCGGCGTACGGAGAATAGTCGTTGGCATGAAGAGGACGTGCTGGAGATCCATCCCTTCGATGCGGAGAGCCGCGGCATTCTCGACGGCGACCTCGTTTCGGTCGAGAGCCGCTCTGGCGATATCGCCCTGCGGGCCCGGATCAGCGAGCGGATGCAGCCGGGGGTAGTCTACACGACGTTCCATCATGCCAAGACCGGTGCCAACGTGATCACCACCGACTATTCCGATTGGGCCACCAACTGCCCGGAATACAAGGTGACGGCGGTGCAGGTGCGCCGGACAAACCGCCCGTCGGACTGGCAGGCCCGGTTCTTCGAAGAGGACGAAGCTCTCAAGCGTATCGAAGCCCATGTCAGCGCCGCCGAATAG
- a CDS encoding formate dehydrogenase beta subunit, with protein sequence MTRVFISADAASLALGSRRIAALLVEEASRRGIALEIVSTGSRGLFWLEPLVEVETAEGRIAYGPLKPADIVALFEAGFLDGKDHPLRLGLLEDQPYLARQTRLTFARCGLVDPLSLEDYRSHGGYAGLERALSREAQAIVDEVQLSGLRGRGGAGFPTGIKWGTVLHAEADQKYIVCNADEGDSGTFADRMLMEGDPFALIEGMTIAGLAVGATKGFVYIRSEYPHAYRTLSKAIEVAAKAGYLGASVLGSGRAFTIETRLGAGAYICGEETSLLESLEGKRGMVRAKPPLPALHGLFGKPTVVNNVLSLGTVPWILAHGAQAYADCGMGRSRGTLPVQLAGNVKRGGLIELAFGATLREIIEDFGGGTASGRPVKAVQIGGPLGAYFPAAMLDLPLDYEALASEKGMLGHGGIVVFDDSVDLARQARFAFAFCAAESCGKCTPCRIGAVRGVEVMDRIIAGSELEKNFQVLEDLCTLMTDASLCAMGGLTPLPVMSALRHFPEDFDKAPRVPAAAE encoded by the coding sequence ATGACCAGGGTGTTCATTTCAGCCGATGCCGCATCCCTTGCCCTCGGTTCCCGCCGGATCGCCGCCCTCCTGGTGGAGGAGGCATCCCGTCGTGGAATAGCACTGGAAATCGTCTCGACCGGCTCGCGAGGATTGTTCTGGCTCGAGCCACTGGTGGAGGTCGAGACGGCCGAGGGCCGGATCGCCTACGGGCCGCTCAAGCCTGCCGATATCGTGGCGTTGTTCGAGGCCGGCTTCCTCGACGGAAAGGATCACCCGCTCCGCCTCGGCCTCCTGGAGGATCAGCCCTATCTGGCCCGTCAGACCCGCCTGACCTTCGCCCGCTGCGGCCTCGTCGATCCCTTGTCGCTCGAGGATTACCGGAGCCACGGCGGCTATGCCGGTCTCGAGCGCGCCCTCTCTCGGGAGGCGCAGGCCATCGTGGATGAGGTCCAGCTGTCCGGTCTGCGGGGACGCGGCGGCGCGGGGTTCCCGACCGGCATCAAGTGGGGCACGGTTCTCCACGCCGAAGCGGATCAGAAGTACATCGTCTGCAATGCCGACGAGGGCGACAGCGGCACCTTCGCCGACCGCATGCTGATGGAGGGCGATCCCTTCGCCCTGATCGAGGGCATGACGATCGCCGGGCTGGCGGTCGGAGCCACCAAGGGGTTCGTCTATATCCGCTCCGAATATCCGCATGCCTACCGGACCCTCTCGAAGGCGATCGAGGTTGCTGCGAAGGCCGGCTATCTGGGGGCATCCGTGCTGGGATCGGGCCGCGCCTTCACAATCGAGACGCGGCTGGGAGCAGGGGCCTATATCTGCGGCGAGGAGACATCCTTGCTCGAAAGCCTGGAAGGCAAGCGCGGCATGGTGCGGGCCAAGCCGCCGCTGCCGGCCCTGCACGGGCTGTTCGGCAAGCCGACCGTCGTCAACAACGTCTTATCCTTGGGCACGGTGCCGTGGATCCTGGCGCACGGGGCGCAGGCCTATGCCGATTGCGGCATGGGCCGCTCGCGGGGCACGCTGCCGGTTCAGCTGGCCGGCAACGTCAAGCGTGGCGGCCTGATCGAGCTCGCCTTCGGAGCGACCCTGCGGGAGATCATCGAGGATTTCGGCGGCGGAACGGCGTCTGGGCGGCCCGTGAAGGCGGTCCAGATCGGTGGGCCCCTTGGAGCCTATTTCCCGGCCGCGATGCTGGATCTTCCCCTGGATTACGAGGCGCTCGCGTCCGAGAAGGGGATGCTCGGTCACGGCGGCATCGTGGTGTTCGACGACAGCGTGGACCTCGCCCGGCAGGCGCGCTTCGCCTTCGCGTTCTGCGCGGCCGAGAGCTGCGGCAAGTGCACGCCCTGCCGTATCGGTGCCGTGCGGGGCGTCGAGGTGATGGACCGGATCATCGCCGGGAGCGAGCTGGAGAAGAATTTCCAAGTGCTCGAGGACCTCTGCACTCTCATGACCGATGCCTCGCTCTGTGCGATGGGTGGGCTCACCCCGTTGCCGGTGATGAGCGCGCTGAGGCATTTTCCCGAGGATTTCGACAAAGCGCCGCGGGTTCCCGCGGCGGCAGAGTAA
- a CDS encoding formate dehydrogenase subunit gamma has translation MPKLVESDLTRLSEIIRAQASLDGPTLPILRALQDEFGYVPEEAVPMIASALNLSRAEIHGTVTFYHDFRDAPAGKHVLKLCRAEACQSMNGAVVAQEFLATLGIGWGETTPDGSLTVEGVYCLGLCACAPSALYDGEPIGRLDPGTLDAVAREARGL, from the coding sequence ATGCCCAAGCTTGTCGAGAGCGATCTGACGCGGTTGAGCGAGATCATCAGGGCACAGGCTTCTCTGGACGGACCGACGCTGCCGATCCTTCGTGCCTTACAGGATGAGTTTGGCTATGTCCCGGAGGAGGCGGTGCCAATGATAGCTTCGGCCCTCAACCTGTCGCGCGCCGAGATCCATGGAACCGTCACCTTCTACCATGATTTCCGGGACGCGCCCGCCGGGAAGCATGTTCTCAAGCTCTGCCGGGCCGAGGCGTGTCAGTCGATGAATGGCGCCGTTGTCGCACAGGAATTCCTCGCGACGCTCGGCATCGGTTGGGGCGAGACGACGCCGGACGGCAGCCTGACGGTCGAGGGGGTCTATTGCCTGGGCCTGTGCGCCTGCGCCCCGTCCGCCCTTTACGACGGCGAGCCGATCGGGCGCCTCGACCCCGGGACGCTCGACGCGGTCGCCCGGGAGGCGAGGGGGCTATGA